A region from the Citrobacter koseri ATCC BAA-895 genome encodes:
- a CDS encoding co-chaperone GroES, which translates to MSIRPLHDRVIVKRKEVESKSAGGIVLTGSAAGKSTRGEIIAVGKGRILDNGTVQPLDVKVGDIVIFNDGYGVKSEKIDNEEVLIMSESDILAIVEA; encoded by the coding sequence ATGAGTATTCGTCCGTTACATGATCGTGTGATCGTCAAACGTAAAGAAGTTGAATCCAAATCTGCTGGCGGCATTGTTCTGACCGGTTCCGCAGCGGGTAAATCAACGCGTGGCGAAATCATCGCTGTCGGTAAGGGTCGCATCCTGGATAACGGTACTGTGCAGCCGCTGGACGTTAAGGTTGGCGACATCGTTATTTTCAACGATGGCTATGGTGTGAAATCTGAGAAGATCGACAATGAAGAAGTGTTGATCATGTCTGAAAGCGACATTCTGGCAATTGTTGAAGCGTAA
- a CDS encoding transcriptional regulator, with protein MQREDVLGEALKLLEVQGIANTTLEMVAERIDYPLDELQRFWPDKEAILYDALRYLSQQVDIWRRQLLLDETLTAEQKLLARYNALSECVSNNRYPGCLFIAACTFYPDPAHPIHQLADQQKRAAHDFTHELLTTLEIDDPAMVAKQMELVLEGCLSRMLVNRSQADVDTAHRLAEDILRFARCRQGGALT; from the coding sequence GTGCAACGTGAAGATGTCCTGGGAGAAGCCCTGAAATTACTTGAGGTTCAAGGGATAGCAAACACCACGCTTGAAATGGTGGCAGAACGCATTGATTATCCGCTTGATGAGTTACAGCGCTTCTGGCCCGATAAAGAGGCTATTCTGTACGACGCCCTGCGTTATCTGAGTCAACAGGTAGACATCTGGCGTCGCCAGCTTTTGCTTGATGAAACCCTTACCGCAGAACAAAAACTGCTGGCGCGCTATAACGCGCTTTCGGAGTGCGTGAGCAACAACCGCTATCCTGGTTGTCTGTTTATTGCTGCCTGTACGTTTTATCCCGATCCTGCCCACCCTATTCACCAACTGGCCGATCAGCAAAAACGGGCGGCGCATGACTTCACCCACGAACTGCTGACAACGCTCGAAATTGACGACCCAGCGATGGTGGCGAAACAGATGGAACTGGTGCTGGAAGGTTGCCTCAGCCGAATGCTGGTCAATCGCAGCCAGGCTGATGTGGATACCGCCCACCGTCTGGCGGAGGATATACTGCGCTTTGCCCGCTGCCGTCAGGGCGGCGCGTTGACGTAA
- the cutA gene encoding divalent cation tolerance protein CutA — MLDDNSQDISIPEAVVVLCTAPDEATAQDLAAKVLAEKLAACATLLPGATSLYYWEGKLEQEYEVQMILKTTVSHQQALLECLKSHHPYQTPELLVLPVTHGDTDYLSWLNASLR; from the coding sequence ATGCTTGATGATAATAGTCAGGATATCTCCATCCCCGAGGCCGTCGTGGTGCTCTGTACCGCGCCGGATGAAGCGACAGCCCAGGATCTGGCCGCTAAGGTGCTGGCGGAAAAACTGGCCGCCTGCGCCACGTTACTGCCGGGCGCGACATCCTTGTATTACTGGGAGGGCAAACTGGAGCAGGAATACGAAGTGCAGATGATTTTAAAAACCACCGTTTCGCACCAACAAGCGCTTCTTGAATGCCTGAAGTCTCATCACCCGTATCAAACGCCTGAACTTCTGGTTTTACCCGTCACTCACGGAGACACTGATTACCTCTCATGGCTCAACGCATCCTTACGCTGA
- the yjeH gene encoding L-methionine/branched-chain amino acid transporter, producing MSGLKQELGLAQGVGLLSTSLLGTGVFAVPALAALVAGNNSLWAWPALIVLVFPVAIVFAILGRHFPSAGGVAYFVGMAFGSRMARVTGWLFLSVIPVGLPAALHIAAGFGQAMFGWHGWQLLLAEFGTLALVWFIGSRGASSSANLQTIIAGLIVALIVAIWWAGDLKPNQIPFPAPADIELPALFAALSVMFWCFVGLEAFAHLASEFKNPERDFPRALMIGLLLAGSVYWACTVAVLHFDAYGAQMAAAASLPDIVVRLFGVQALWVACIIGYLACFASLNIYIQSFARLVWSQAQDKPDHYLARLSARRVPRNALNAVLGCCVLSTLCIYILEINLDALIVYANGIFIMIYLLCMLAGCRLLAGRYRALAVTGALLCLLLLAMVGWKCLYALIMLTALWLFLPRRLAKRQHS from the coding sequence ATGAGTGGACTAAAACAAGAGCTGGGACTGGCTCAGGGCGTGGGCCTGTTGTCGACATCACTGTTAGGAACCGGCGTCTTTGCCGTCCCGGCGCTGGCCGCGCTGGTGGCGGGCAATAACAGCCTGTGGGCCTGGCCTGCGCTCATCGTTTTAGTCTTTCCTGTGGCGATTGTTTTTGCCATCCTGGGGCGTCATTTCCCCAGTGCGGGCGGCGTGGCGTATTTTGTCGGGATGGCGTTTGGTTCGCGAATGGCGCGCGTCACCGGATGGCTGTTCCTGTCGGTCATCCCCGTCGGCCTGCCAGCGGCGCTGCATATCGCCGCCGGATTCGGTCAGGCGATGTTTGGCTGGCACGGCTGGCAGCTTTTACTGGCGGAATTCGGCACGCTGGCGCTGGTGTGGTTCATTGGCTCTCGCGGCGCCAGTTCCAGCGCCAACCTGCAAACGATCATTGCCGGGCTGATTGTGGCGCTGATTGTCGCTATCTGGTGGGCGGGCGATCTCAAGCCGAACCAAATTCCATTCCCTGCCCCTGCGGATATTGAGCTGCCCGCCCTGTTCGCCGCGCTGTCGGTTATGTTCTGGTGCTTTGTCGGCCTTGAAGCGTTCGCCCATCTGGCATCGGAATTTAAAAACCCTGAACGCGATTTCCCGCGCGCGCTGATGATCGGCCTGCTGCTGGCTGGCTCCGTTTATTGGGCGTGTACGGTGGCGGTTCTGCATTTTGACGCCTACGGCGCGCAAATGGCAGCAGCGGCGTCGCTCCCTGACATCGTCGTGCGATTATTTGGCGTACAGGCGCTGTGGGTCGCCTGCATTATTGGTTATCTGGCCTGCTTCGCCAGCCTGAATATCTATATCCAGAGTTTCGCCCGCCTTGTCTGGTCACAGGCGCAGGACAAGCCAGACCATTACCTGGCGCGCCTTTCTGCCCGCCGCGTTCCCCGCAATGCGCTGAACGCCGTACTGGGCTGTTGCGTACTCAGCACATTGTGCATTTACATCCTTGAGATCAATCTCGACGCGCTGATCGTCTATGCCAACGGCATTTTCATTATGATCTACTTGCTGTGTATGCTGGCCGGGTGTCGGTTGCTGGCAGGACGCTATCGCGCGCTGGCGGTGACTGGCGCTCTGCTGTGTCTGTTATTGCTGGCGATGGTGGGATGGAAGTGCCTGTACGCGTTGATTATGCTGACGGCGCTGTGGCTGTTTTTACCCCGCAGGTTGGCTAAGCGTCAGCATTCGTAG
- the aspA gene encoding aspartate ammonia-lyase, translated as MLNNIRIEEDLLGTREVPADAYYGVHTLRAIENFYISNNKISDIPEFVRGMVMVKKAAALANKELQTIPKSVANAIIAACDEVLNNGKCMDQFPVDVYQGGAGTSVNMNTNEVLANIGLELMGHQKGEYQYLNPNDHVNKCQSTNDAYPTGFRVAVYASIVKLIDAINQLREGFERKAVEFQDILKMGRTQLQDAVPMTLGQEFRAFSVLLKEEVKSIERTAELLLEVNLGATAIGTGLNTPKEYSPLAVQKLAEVTGFACVPAEDLIEATSDCGAYVMVHSALKRLAVKMSKICNDLRLLSSGPRAGLNEINLPELQAGSSIMPAKVNPVVPEVVNQVCFKVIGNDTTVTMAAEAGQLQLNVMEPVIGQAMFESIHILSNACYNLLEKCINGITANKEVCEGYVYNSIGIVTYLNPFIGHHNGDIVGKICAETGKSVREVVLERGLLTEAELDDIFSAQNLMHPAYKAKRYTDESEQ; from the coding sequence ATGTTAAACAACATTCGTATCGAAGAAGATTTGTTGGGTACCAGGGAAGTTCCAGCGGATGCCTACTATGGTGTTCACACTCTGAGAGCGATTGAAAACTTCTACATTAGCAATAACAAAATCAGCGATATCCCTGAATTTGTACGCGGTATGGTAATGGTGAAAAAGGCAGCGGCCCTGGCCAACAAAGAGCTGCAAACCATCCCTAAAAGTGTGGCCAACGCCATCATTGCCGCATGTGATGAAGTCCTGAATAACGGCAAATGCATGGACCAGTTCCCGGTAGACGTTTACCAGGGCGGTGCAGGTACTTCCGTCAACATGAATACCAACGAAGTGCTGGCCAATATCGGGCTGGAGCTGATGGGTCATCAGAAAGGTGAATATCAGTACCTGAACCCGAACGACCATGTGAATAAATGTCAGTCCACCAACGACGCCTATCCGACTGGTTTCCGTGTTGCCGTTTACGCGTCTATCGTCAAACTCATTGATGCAATCAATCAGTTGCGTGAAGGCTTCGAGCGTAAAGCCGTTGAGTTCCAGGACATCCTGAAAATGGGCCGTACCCAGTTGCAGGATGCTGTACCGATGACTCTCGGCCAGGAATTCCGCGCTTTCAGCGTACTGCTGAAAGAAGAAGTGAAAAGCATTGAACGTACTGCTGAGCTGCTGCTGGAAGTTAACCTCGGCGCGACGGCAATCGGTACTGGCCTGAACACCCCGAAAGAATACTCTCCGCTGGCGGTGCAGAAACTGGCTGAAGTCACTGGCTTTGCCTGCGTACCGGCAGAAGACCTGATTGAAGCAACGTCCGACTGCGGCGCTTATGTCATGGTACACAGCGCGCTGAAACGCCTGGCTGTGAAGATGTCCAAAATCTGTAACGACCTGCGTTTGCTCTCCTCAGGCCCACGCGCGGGTCTGAACGAGATCAACCTGCCGGAACTACAGGCGGGCTCTTCTATCATGCCAGCGAAAGTAAACCCGGTAGTACCGGAAGTTGTTAACCAGGTATGCTTCAAAGTCATCGGTAACGACACCACCGTAACGATGGCAGCCGAAGCAGGCCAGTTGCAGCTGAACGTAATGGAGCCGGTTATCGGCCAGGCGATGTTCGAATCTATCCACATTCTGAGCAATGCCTGCTACAACCTGCTGGAAAAATGCATTAACGGCATTACCGCAAACAAAGAAGTGTGCGAAGGATACGTTTATAACTCCATCGGCATCGTCACCTACCTCAACCCGTTCATCGGCCACCACAACGGCGACATCGTTGGTAAGATTTGCGCCGAGACCGGTAAGAGCGTCCGTGAAGTGGTGCTGGAGCGCGGCCTGTTGACTGAAGCAGAGCTGGACGATATTTTCTCCGCACAGAACCTGATGCACCCGGCTTACAAAGCAAAACGTTATACTGATGAAAGCGAACAGTAA
- a CDS encoding protein-disulfide reductase DsbD encodes MAQRILTLILLLCSTSAFAGLFDAPGRSQFVPADQAFSFDFQQNQHDLNLSWQVKDGYYLYRKQISITPSQAEIAEVRLPAGVWHEDEFYGKSEIYRKRLNIPLIVNQAASGATLTVTYQGCADAGFCYPPETKTVPLSEVSASTVAKSTPSPVAAQTEETPQPAARLPFSALWALLIGIGIAFTPCVLPMYPLISGIVLGGKQRLSTGRALLLTFIYVQGMALTYTALGLVVAAAGLQFQAALQHPYVLIGLALVFTLLALSMFGLFTLQLPSSLQTRLTLMSNRQQGGSPGGVFVMGAIAGLICSPCTTAPLSAILLYIAQSGNMWLGGGTLYLYALGMGLPLILITVFGNRLLPKSGPWMEHVKTAFGFVILALPVFLLERVIGDEWGLRLWSLLGVAFFGWAFITSLHARRSGMRIVQIILLAAALVSVRPLQDWAFGATTAQTQAHLNFKPITTVDALNQALAEAKGKPIMLDLYADWCVACKEFEKYTFSDPQVQQTLGDTVLLQANVTANNAQDVALLRHLNVLGLPTILFFDAQGHEHPNARVTGFMDATTFSAHLRDRQP; translated from the coding sequence ATGGCTCAACGCATCCTTACGCTGATCCTGCTGCTGTGTAGCACATCCGCCTTCGCCGGATTATTTGACGCACCAGGCCGCTCGCAGTTTGTCCCTGCTGACCAGGCTTTTTCCTTTGATTTTCAGCAGAATCAACATGACCTGAACCTCTCCTGGCAGGTGAAAGACGGCTACTATCTTTACCGCAAACAGATAAGCATCACCCCCTCTCAGGCTGAAATTGCCGAAGTCCGGCTCCCGGCGGGCGTCTGGCATGAAGATGAGTTTTATGGCAAAAGCGAAATCTACCGCAAGCGCTTAAACATTCCGCTCATCGTTAACCAGGCCGCATCCGGCGCGACGTTAACCGTGACGTATCAGGGCTGTGCTGACGCAGGCTTCTGCTATCCGCCGGAAACCAAGACCGTGCCGTTAAGCGAAGTAAGCGCCAGCACGGTGGCTAAATCCACGCCGTCGCCGGTCGCGGCGCAAACGGAAGAGACGCCGCAACCTGCCGCCCGGCTGCCTTTCTCCGCGCTGTGGGCATTGCTGATTGGTATCGGGATCGCCTTTACGCCCTGCGTCCTGCCGATGTATCCGCTGATTTCCGGCATTGTACTCGGCGGTAAACAACGCCTCTCAACCGGACGCGCGCTGCTGCTGACCTTTATCTACGTACAGGGTATGGCGCTCACCTACACCGCGCTGGGGCTGGTTGTGGCCGCTGCCGGGCTACAGTTCCAGGCGGCGCTCCAGCACCCTTATGTGCTAATCGGCCTTGCGCTGGTCTTCACGCTGCTGGCGCTGTCAATGTTCGGACTGTTCACGCTACAGCTGCCTTCTTCACTGCAAACTCGCCTCACGTTGATGAGTAACCGTCAGCAGGGCGGTTCTCCTGGCGGCGTATTTGTCATGGGCGCGATTGCCGGGCTTATCTGCTCGCCATGCACCACCGCGCCGCTGAGCGCCATTTTGCTGTACATCGCCCAGAGCGGGAACATGTGGCTTGGCGGTGGAACGCTGTATCTCTACGCGCTGGGCATGGGGCTGCCGCTGATTCTGATCACCGTGTTTGGCAACCGTCTGCTACCGAAAAGCGGCCCGTGGATGGAACACGTCAAAACCGCTTTTGGCTTTGTGATCCTCGCGCTGCCGGTCTTTTTGCTGGAGCGGGTAATCGGCGACGAGTGGGGGCTGCGTCTGTGGTCGCTGCTGGGCGTCGCCTTCTTCGGCTGGGCGTTTATTACCAGCCTGCACGCCAGACGCAGCGGGATGCGCATTGTGCAAATCATCCTGCTGGCGGCGGCGCTGGTCAGCGTACGCCCGTTACAGGACTGGGCGTTTGGCGCAACAACCGCCCAGACGCAGGCGCACCTGAACTTCAAGCCGATTACGACAGTCGATGCGTTAAATCAGGCGCTGGCAGAGGCAAAAGGAAAGCCGATAATGCTGGATCTCTACGCCGACTGGTGCGTCGCCTGTAAAGAGTTTGAGAAGTACACCTTCAGCGATCCGCAGGTTCAGCAGACGCTGGGCGACACCGTGCTGCTACAGGCTAATGTCACCGCCAACAATGCGCAGGATGTCGCCTTGCTCAGGCACCTGAATGTGCTGGGTTTACCGACAATCCTGTTTTTTGATGCGCAAGGCCATGAGCACCCGAATGCGCGAGTGACGGGCTTTATGGATGCGACGACCTTTAGCGCACATTTGCGCGATCGCCAACCGTGA
- the groL gene encoding chaperonin GroEL (60 kDa chaperone family; promotes refolding of misfolded polypeptides especially under stressful conditions; forms two stacked rings of heptamers to form a barrel-shaped 14mer; ends can be capped by GroES; misfolded proteins enter the barrel where they are refolded when GroES binds), translated as MAAKDVKFGNDARVKMLRGVNVLADAVKVTLGPKGRNVVLDKSFGAPTITKDGVSVAREIELEDKFENMGAQMVKEVASKANDAAGDGTTTATVLAQSIITEGLKAVAAGMNPMDLKRGIDKAVAAAVEELKTLSVPCSDSKAIAQVGTISANSDETVGKLIAEAMDKVGKEGVITVEDGTGLQDELDVVEGMQFDRGYLSPYFINKPETGAVELESPFILLADKKISNIREMLPVLEAVAKAGKPLLIIAEDVEGEALATLVVNTMRGIVKVAAVKAPGFGDRRKAMLQDIATLTGGTVISEEIGMELEKSTLEDLGQAKRVVINKDTTTIIDGVGEESAIQGRVTQIRQQIEEATSDYDREKLQERVAKLAGGVAVIKVGAATEVEMKEKKARVEDALHATRAAVEEGVVAGGGVALIRVASKIAELKGQNEDQNVGIKVALRAMESPLRQIVLNCGEEPSVVANTVKSGDGNYGYNAATEEYGNMIDMGILDPTKVTRSALQYAASVAGLMITTECMVTDLPKGDAPDLGAAGGMGGMGGMGGMM; from the coding sequence ATGGCAGCTAAAGACGTAAAATTCGGTAACGACGCTCGTGTGAAAATGCTGCGCGGCGTAAACGTACTGGCAGACGCAGTGAAAGTGACCCTCGGTCCGAAAGGCCGTAACGTGGTTCTGGATAAATCTTTCGGTGCGCCGACCATCACTAAAGATGGTGTTTCCGTAGCGCGTGAAATCGAGCTGGAAGACAAGTTCGAAAACATGGGCGCGCAGATGGTGAAAGAAGTTGCCTCTAAAGCGAACGACGCGGCAGGCGACGGCACCACCACCGCGACCGTACTGGCTCAGTCCATCATCACTGAAGGTCTGAAAGCCGTTGCTGCGGGCATGAACCCGATGGATCTGAAACGTGGTATCGACAAAGCGGTTGCTGCTGCGGTTGAAGAACTGAAAACCCTGTCCGTACCGTGCTCTGATTCTAAAGCCATTGCTCAGGTTGGTACTATCTCCGCTAACTCCGACGAAACCGTAGGTAAACTGATCGCTGAAGCGATGGACAAAGTCGGTAAAGAAGGCGTGATCACCGTTGAAGACGGTACCGGTTTGCAGGATGAGCTGGACGTGGTTGAAGGTATGCAGTTCGACCGTGGCTACCTGTCTCCTTACTTCATCAACAAGCCGGAAACTGGCGCAGTAGAACTGGAAAGCCCGTTCATCCTGCTGGCTGATAAGAAAATCTCTAACATCCGCGAAATGCTGCCGGTTCTGGAAGCCGTTGCGAAAGCAGGCAAACCGCTGCTGATCATCGCTGAAGATGTGGAAGGCGAAGCGCTGGCTACGCTGGTGGTTAACACCATGCGCGGCATCGTGAAAGTGGCGGCGGTTAAAGCGCCGGGCTTCGGTGATCGTCGTAAAGCGATGCTGCAAGATATCGCAACCCTGACCGGTGGTACTGTTATCTCTGAAGAGATCGGTATGGAGCTGGAAAAATCTACCCTGGAAGACCTGGGTCAGGCAAAACGCGTTGTGATCAACAAAGACACCACCACCATCATTGATGGCGTGGGTGAAGAGTCTGCGATCCAGGGCCGTGTCACTCAGATCCGTCAGCAGATCGAAGAAGCCACTTCCGATTACGACCGTGAAAAACTGCAAGAGCGCGTAGCGAAACTGGCAGGCGGTGTTGCGGTTATCAAAGTTGGCGCTGCGACCGAAGTTGAAATGAAAGAGAAAAAAGCACGCGTTGAAGATGCCCTGCACGCGACCCGTGCTGCGGTTGAAGAAGGCGTAGTTGCCGGTGGTGGCGTTGCGCTGATTCGCGTCGCGTCTAAAATTGCGGAACTCAAAGGCCAGAACGAAGACCAGAACGTGGGTATCAAAGTTGCGCTGCGCGCAATGGAATCCCCGCTGCGTCAGATCGTGCTGAACTGCGGCGAAGAACCGTCTGTTGTGGCTAACACCGTTAAAAGCGGCGACGGCAACTACGGTTACAACGCAGCAACCGAAGAATACGGCAACATGATCGATATGGGTATCCTGGACCCGACCAAAGTAACCCGTTCTGCTTTGCAGTACGCGGCATCCGTGGCTGGTCTGATGATCACTACCGAGTGCATGGTAACTGACCTGCCGAAAGGCGATGCTCCTGACTTAGGCGCAGCCGGTGGCATGGGCGGTATGGGTGGAATGGGCGGCATGATGTAA
- a CDS encoding ASCH domain-containing protein, whose protein sequence is MVSVEEIKMKYPGVDAWQMGDSPELASELADLIKKGIKTASCGSFASYQQEESAPRIGSYSIILDGQNVPVCVIRLVSMRLVRFCDVTEAFARKEGEGDLSLEYWQKEHQRFFTREGHFSEDMELIAEEFEVVEML, encoded by the coding sequence ATGGTTTCGGTTGAGGAAATAAAAATGAAGTATCCAGGCGTAGATGCCTGGCAAATGGGTGACAGCCCGGAACTGGCTAGCGAGCTTGCGGACCTGATCAAAAAAGGGATCAAAACGGCCTCTTGCGGATCTTTTGCCTCTTACCAGCAGGAGGAATCTGCCCCGAGGATTGGGAGTTATAGCATTATCCTTGATGGCCAGAATGTTCCGGTCTGCGTGATCAGACTGGTTTCAATGCGACTGGTGCGTTTTTGTGATGTGACTGAGGCGTTCGCCCGTAAAGAAGGTGAAGGCGATTTAAGCCTTGAATACTGGCAGAAAGAGCATCAGCGGTTTTTCACCCGCGAAGGTCATTTTTCTGAAGATATGGAGTTGATCGCAGAAGAGTTTGAAGTGGTTGAAATGCTGTAA
- a CDS encoding tyrosine-type DNA invertase gives MKNNNGLEKRRFMTQNEINLILNAVSTGTYAVRNRCLVLLCFIHGLRASEICRLRISDIDLKDKCIHIYRLKKGFSTTHPLLEEEIRSIKSWLKIRLTSQHSETEWLFLSRKGNPLSRQQFYQIIARAGKKAKLAICAHPHMLRHSCGFALANMGIDTRLIQDYLGHRNIRHTVWYTASNAGRFYGIWNKTKNRDVCSRL, from the coding sequence ATGAAAAATAATAATGGACTAGAGAAACGCAGGTTTATGACACAAAATGAAATCAATTTAATTCTTAATGCTGTTAGTACAGGAACCTATGCAGTGCGTAATCGCTGTCTGGTTTTGCTGTGTTTTATTCATGGGTTAAGGGCAAGCGAAATATGTCGTCTGCGTATCTCAGATATTGACCTTAAGGATAAATGTATACATATTTACCGATTAAAAAAAGGATTCTCAACTACCCATCCCTTACTGGAAGAGGAAATTCGTTCGATAAAGTCCTGGCTGAAAATTCGCCTTACAAGCCAACATTCAGAAACTGAATGGTTGTTTTTATCACGTAAAGGCAATCCCCTTTCCAGACAGCAATTTTATCAGATAATCGCCAGGGCCGGGAAGAAAGCAAAACTTGCAATTTGTGCCCACCCGCATATGCTTCGCCATTCCTGTGGATTTGCTCTGGCAAATATGGGAATAGATACCCGCCTGATTCAGGATTACCTTGGCCATCGCAATATTCGTCATACTGTCTGGTATACTGCCAGTAACGCTGGTCGTTTTTATGGCATCTGGAATAAAACAAAAAACAGAGATGTCTGTAGCAGACTGTAA
- the dcuA gene encoding anaerobic C4-dicarboxylate transporter DcuA, with product MIVLELIIVLLAIFLGARLGGIGIGFAGGLGVLVLAAIGVKPGNIPFDVISIIMAVIAAISAMQVAGGLDYLVNQTEKLLRKNPKYITILAPIVTYFLTIFAGTGNISLATLPVIAEVAKEQGIKPCRPLSTAVVSAQIAITASPISAAVVYMSSVMEGHGISYIHLLSVVIPSTLLAVLVMSFLVTMLFNSKLSDDPVYRKRLEEGLIELRGEKQIEIKPMAKTSVWLFLLGVVCVVVYAIVNSPSLGLVATPLMNTTNAILIIMLSVATLTTIVCRVETDSILNSSTFKAGMSACICILGVAWLGDTFVSHNIDWIKDTAGSVIQGHPWLLAVIFFFASALLYSQAATAKALMPMALALNVSPLTAVASFAAVSGLFILPTYPTLVAAVQMDDTGTTRIGKFVFNHPFFIPGTLGVALAVCFGFLLGSVML from the coding sequence ATGATAGTTTTAGAACTTATCATCGTTTTGCTGGCAATCTTTTTGGGTGCCAGACTTGGGGGCATCGGTATTGGATTTGCAGGTGGGCTTGGCGTTCTGGTTCTTGCAGCCATCGGCGTTAAACCAGGGAATATCCCGTTCGATGTTATTTCCATCATCATGGCGGTTATCGCTGCCATCTCCGCAATGCAGGTTGCGGGCGGTCTGGACTATCTGGTTAACCAGACGGAAAAACTGCTGCGCAAAAACCCGAAATACATCACGATCCTTGCACCGATCGTCACTTATTTCCTGACTATCTTTGCCGGTACTGGCAACATCTCTCTGGCAACCCTGCCGGTTATCGCTGAAGTGGCGAAGGAGCAAGGCATCAAACCTTGCCGTCCGCTCTCCACGGCGGTGGTTTCCGCACAGATTGCGATCACCGCATCGCCTATCTCTGCGGCGGTTGTGTACATGTCTTCCGTCATGGAAGGTCATGGCATCAGCTATATTCACCTGTTGTCCGTGGTGATTCCGTCCACTCTGCTGGCGGTACTGGTGATGTCCTTCCTGGTCACAATGCTGTTTAACTCTAAACTTTCTGACGACCCGGTTTACCGCAAACGTCTGGAGGAAGGGCTGATCGAGCTGCGCGGCGAAAAGCAAATTGAAATCAAACCGATGGCAAAAACCTCGGTCTGGCTGTTCCTGCTGGGCGTTGTCTGCGTCGTGGTTTATGCCATCGTCAACAGTCCAAGCCTCGGCCTGGTCGCAACACCGCTGATGAACACCACCAACGCGATTCTGATCATCATGCTGAGCGTCGCGACGCTGACGACCATCGTCTGCCGTGTCGAAACGGACTCCATCCTGAACTCCAGTACCTTTAAAGCGGGCATGAGCGCCTGTATCTGTATTCTGGGCGTAGCATGGTTGGGCGATACTTTCGTTTCTCACAACATCGACTGGATCAAAGACACTGCGGGTAGCGTGATTCAAGGCCATCCGTGGCTGCTGGCCGTCATCTTCTTCTTTGCTTCCGCTCTGCTGTACTCTCAGGCAGCCACAGCGAAAGCGTTGATGCCAATGGCGCTGGCGCTGAACGTCTCTCCGCTGACCGCTGTCGCGTCTTTCGCTGCGGTTTCCGGCCTGTTCATTCTGCCGACCTACCCAACGCTGGTCGCTGCGGTTCAGATGGATGACACCGGTACAACCCGTATCGGTAAATTCGTCTTTAACCACCCGTTCTTTATCCCAGGTACGCTGGGTGTTGCCCTTGCCGTTTGCTTCGGCTTCCTGCTGGGCAGCGTCATGCTGTAA
- a CDS encoding FxsA family protein — protein MRWIPFIAIFLYVYIEISIFIQVAHVLGVLMTLILVIFTSVIGMSLVRNQGFKNFLLMQQKMAAGESPAAEMIKSVSLIIAGLLLVLPGFFTDFLGLLLLLPPVQKHLTMKLLPHLRFSRMPGGGFSAGTGGGETFDGEFQRKDDERDRLDHKDDRKD, from the coding sequence TTGCGCTGGATACCGTTTATTGCCATCTTTCTCTATGTTTACATTGAGATTTCTATTTTTATCCAGGTTGCCCATGTGCTGGGCGTCCTGATGACGCTGATCCTGGTGATTTTCACCTCGGTCATTGGTATGTCGCTGGTGCGAAACCAGGGTTTCAAGAACTTTTTGTTGATGCAGCAGAAAATGGCGGCTGGCGAAAGTCCGGCGGCGGAGATGATCAAGAGCGTGTCGCTGATCATCGCGGGCCTGCTGCTGGTGCTGCCCGGCTTCTTCACCGACTTCCTGGGGCTGCTTCTTTTATTGCCGCCCGTGCAGAAACACCTGACCATGAAGTTGCTGCCGCATTTGCGTTTTTCCCGTATGCCCGGCGGCGGTTTTAGCGCCGGAACGGGCGGCGGCGAGACGTTTGACGGTGAGTTTCAGCGTAAAGATGACGAGCGTGACCGTTTAGATCATAAAGACGACCGCAAGGATTAA